CACATACTTTGGTTGTCGCCGTTCTTGCTTTCGCGTTTATATGTGTGTCAGCGGGATACACCCAGCAAAGCGCCGAGCAGCTTTTTCAGTCCGGCTTATACAAAGAAGAAATCGCAGGGGAGTTGGATAATGCTATTAAGATATATGAGATGATTATTAGCAAGTATCCGGGAAACCGTTCGGTTGCGGCAAAGACACAGCTCCATATCGGACTGTGCAACGAAAAGCTGGGCAATGCAAAGGCCCGCACAGCCTACGAGCGCGTGGTGCGCGAATACGCCGATCAATCCGAGATTGTGGCGCAGGCGCGGGTGAGGCTGGCGGCGCTTGGCGGTCCCGGCGCCAGTGGGGGACTCGTCACACGCCGGGTTCTCGCAGACGCGTCCGGCGTCGGTGGGGTCTTGACCGCGGATGGCAAGTACATCAGAGGCATAGACTGGGAAACGGGTGACATGGTTCAGTTCGAAGTTGCCAGCGGACAGAAGAGCCGAATCACAAATAAGGGGTCCTGGAGCGAGACTGATAAGTCCTACGAGAACCAGGCATTCTCACGCGACGGAAAACAAATCGCATACACCTCGTATACGAAGGACTGGGACCCTCAACTGCGGATCAGAAACCTGGATGGTTCGGGCCTTCGCACACTTTACAGTGAGAAAGGCTCTTACGTTTATCCCTCGGACTGGTCGCCTGACGCAGGGTCCATCCTCGCACTTCGCGAGCGTAACAAGGTTATTGAACTAACACTGATCTCGACAGCGGACGGCTCTGTGCGCGTCAGGTAGAGTATTACAACGGGCTGGTCCTCGATTCAAATGGCCAGTTTCTCGCCCGATGGGCGATCTGTCGCGTTCAGTTCAGTGGGTGAGGGCAGCCCACC
Above is a window of Candidatus Latescibacter sp. DNA encoding:
- a CDS encoding tetratricopeptide repeat protein; this encodes MKSHTLVVAVLAFAFICVSAGYTQQSAEQLFQSGLYKEEIAGELDNAIKIYEMIISKYPGNRSVAAKTQLHIGLCNEKLGNAKARTAYERVVREYADQSEIVAQARVRLAALGGPGASGGLVTRRVLADASGVGGVLTADGKYIRGIDWETGDMVQFEVASGQKSRITNKGSWSETDKSYENQAFSRDGKQIAYTSYTKDWDPQLRIRNLDGSGLRTLYSEKGSYVYPSDWSPDAGSILALRERNKVIELTLISTADGSVRVR